In Oryza brachyantha chromosome 2, ObraRS2, whole genome shotgun sequence, a single window of DNA contains:
- the LOC102706540 gene encoding uncharacterized protein LOC102706540, which produces MGAAMLLAPMPLLFLASAPLAAVHLPARCRLRLQLISRAAPETATTVPGNHHFAVEDYLISKCHLTQPQALKASKSIAHLKSSSNPDAVLAFLADLGLSTKEVAAVVAANPRVLCARIDRSLAPICTELRALGLSPSQIARLAQITGRYFLCRSFVSKVRFWLPLFGSSERLLQASDWNYWLLTSDLEKVVEPNVAFLKQCGLSARDISKLLVAAPRLVTMHPDYVQDAVRRAIQLGVAPGSQMFRHALSTAGCIGQEKVDAKVAVLKESLGWSQEEVSLAVSKAPRILVASAERLRRNAEFLVNEVGLQPQYIARRSVLLMYSLERRLVPRHLVVKLLKERGLIEKDRCFFNAVAPTEEKFLDKFVAPFEESVPGLADAYESACAGKKVPVEAEH; this is translated from the coding sequence ATGGGAGCGGCCATGCTCCTCGCTCCCAtgcctctcctcttcctcgcctCCGCTCCCCTTGCAGCCGTCCATCTCCccgcccgctgccgcctccgcctgcaGCTCATCTCCCGCGCCGCCCCCGAAACCGCCACCACCGTTCCCGGGAACCACCACTTCGCCGTCGAGGACTACCTCATCTCCAAGTGCCACCTCACCCAGCCGCAGGCTCTCAAGGCGTCCAAGAGCATCGCCCACCTCAAGTCCAGCTCCAACCCCGACGCCGTCCTCGCGTTCCTTGCTGACCTTGGCCTCTCCACCAAGGAGGTCGCTGCCGTTGTTGCAGCAAACCCGCGCGTCCTATGCGCCCGCATCGACCGCTCCCTCGCGCCCATATGCACGGAGCTCCGCGCCCTcggcctctccccctcccAGATCGCCCGCCTCGCCCAGATCACCGGCCGGTACTTCCTCTGCCGCAGCTTCGTCTCCAAGGTGCGGTTCTGGCTCCCCCTCTTCGGCTCCTCGGAGAGGCTTCTCCAGGCCAGCGACTGGAACTACTGGCTCCTCACCTCCGACCTCGAGAAGGTTGTCGAGCCGAACGTCGCCTTCCTGAAGCAATGCGGGCTAAGTGCTCGTGATATTTCCAAGCTACTCGTGGCCGCGCCGCGGCTAGTCACCATGCACCCGGACTACGTCCAGGACGCCGTGCGGCGGGCCATCCAGCTCGGCGTGGCCCCAGGCTCCCAGATGTTCCGGCACGCGCTCTCCACCGCCGGCTGCATCGGCCAGGAGAAGGTCGACGCCAAGGTCGCCGTCCTGAAGGAGAGCCTCGGGTGGTCGCAGGAGGAGGTGAGCCTGGCCGTGAGCAAGGCGCCGCGCATCCTGGTCGCGTCCGCCGAGAGGCTGCGCCGCAACGCCGAGTTCTTGGTCAACGAGGTCGGGCTGCAGCCGCAGTACATCGCCCGGCGGTCGGTGCTGCTCATGTACAGCCTCGAGAGGAGGCTGGTGCCCCGGCATCTCGTGGTGAAGCTCCTCAAGGAGAGGGGGCTGATCGAGAAAGACCGGTGCTTCTTCAACGCCGTGGCGCCAACCGAAGAGAAGTTCTTGGATAAGTTCGTTGCTCCGTTTGAGGAGTCCGTCCCGGGGCTCGCCGACGCCTACGAGTCCGCCTGTGCCGGGAAGAAGGTGCCGGTGGAAGCTGAGCACTAA
- the LOC102706820 gene encoding transcription termination factor MTERF2, chloroplastic-like, whose protein sequence is MVDVQFSFREESGSSDFAFPSPPGQPPPPAAMLHLQKQLLRLRGSITPALLSLHRVLFSTAVAVDAASRGQFSAVDYLVNNCGLTPEQAVKAARYISHWKSPSKGDAVLAFLAGPDLGLSKADISHVLVSDPRVLNCRIDRTLKPRLDGFRAHGLSGAQIRSLLLSSPCSFRSCNIHEILGFWIPFLGSTEELIRHAKRSDYLLKANINKVVKPNIALLRECGLSDYEIARMCVPNSRLLTSNPERLKVILARADKLGVPRHCLMFKQAVTTAMALHTETMASKLKSLGEIMGWSPDEVAKVVRINPVLLRYSEERLRRVSKFLMMVAGLNSKYILSKPTVLMYSLERRLVPRYYVMKVLQEKGLPRPKSFYTLLPIKDELFRLRYIQPHKGVLPGLADAYTAACNGELPEARYE, encoded by the coding sequence ATGGTTGATGTGCAATTTTCATTTCGGGAGGAGAGCGGCAGCTCTGATTTTGcattcccctcccctcccggccagccgccgccgccagccgcgaTGCTCCATCTCCAGAAAcagctcctccgcctccgcggctCCATCACCCCAGCACTCTTATCTCTCCACCGCGTCCTCTTCTCAACCGCCGttgccgtcgacgccgcctcgCGCGGCCAGTTCTCCGCCGTGGACTACCTCGTCAACAACTGCGGCCTCACACCAGAGCAGGCCGTGAAGGCCGCCAGGTACATATCCCACTGGAAGTCCCCCTCGAAGGGCGACGCCGTCCTCGCCTTCCTCGCCGGTCCCGACCTCGGCCTCTCCAAGGCCGACATCTCCCACGTCCTGGTCTCCGACCCGCGCGTCCTCAACTGCCGCATCGACAGAACCCTCAAGCCCCGCTTGGACGGGTTCCGCGCGCACGGCCTCTCCGGCGCCCAGATTCGGAGCttgctcctctcctccccctgcAGCTTCCGCTCCTGCAACATCCACGAGATTCTCGGCTTCTGGATACCCTTCCTGGGGTCGACGGAGGAGCTCATCCGCCACGCCAAGCGCAGCGACTACCTCCTCAAGGCGAATATCAACAAGGTGGTCAAACCCAACATCGCGCTGCTACGGGAGTGTGGGCTAAGCGACTATGAGATTGCCAGGATGTGCGTGCCCAACTCGAGGCTGCTCACCAGTAACCCCGAGAGGCTCAAGGTCATTCTCGCTCGCGCAGATAAGCTCGGTGTGCCGCGACATTGTCTTATGTTCAAGCAGGCGGTTACCACCGCAATGGCTCTCCACACGGAAACCATGGCCTCCAAGCTCAAGTCCCTGGGCGAGATTATGGGGTGGTCGCCGGACGAGGTGGCCAAGGTGGTGAGGATTAACCCAGTGTTGCTGAGGTACTCTGAGGAGAGGCTTCGCCGTGTGTCGAAGTTCCTGATGATGGTGGCCGGCCTCAATTCCAAGTACATCCTGAGCAAGCCTACGGTCTTAATGTACAGCCTGGAGCGCCGGCTGGTACCCCGGTATTATGTAATGAAGGTGCTACAGGAGAAAGGATTGCCGCGGCCTAAGAGCTTCTACACATTGCTTCCAATTAAAGACGAGTTATTTCGACTCAGGTATATACAGCCTCATAAGGGTGTTCTTCCAGGCCTAGCTGATGCATACACAGCTGCTTGCAATGGGGAACTGCCTGAGGCACGCTATGAATGA